The proteins below are encoded in one region of Nocardioides marmorisolisilvae:
- a CDS encoding carbon-nitrogen hydrolase family protein has protein sequence MRDSANSPLSVTLVQAAAGLVPEANRDRLKELVAGRSGLVVLPEAYARDFGRAGTQVGPFAEPLDGPFVEELTKVAGDATVVAGMFEVSGDPERPFNTLVVVDRAGLRASYRKIHLYDAFGYRESDRLSAGVTSPVSVEVGGITVGLMTCYDLRFPELGRALVDRGSELIVVSAAWLDGPHKIRHWWALLAARAIENTVYVAAAAQPAPRYGGYSALLDPYGQTLASAGPGEGQVIGEVDQRVIALARSENPSLNNRRM, from the coding sequence GTGAGGGACAGCGCCAACTCGCCCCTGTCGGTCACGCTGGTCCAGGCGGCGGCAGGGCTCGTCCCCGAGGCAAACCGTGATCGCCTGAAGGAACTAGTGGCGGGTCGTAGCGGCTTGGTTGTCCTTCCTGAGGCGTACGCCCGCGATTTCGGTAGGGCCGGGACGCAAGTTGGCCCGTTCGCGGAACCGCTCGATGGGCCGTTCGTCGAGGAGTTAACCAAGGTGGCAGGAGACGCCACCGTCGTGGCCGGGATGTTCGAGGTCAGCGGTGACCCGGAGCGCCCATTCAATACCCTTGTCGTGGTCGATCGCGCGGGACTGCGGGCGTCGTATCGTAAAATCCACTTGTACGACGCCTTCGGCTATCGCGAGTCCGATCGGTTGAGCGCTGGCGTCACTTCACCAGTAAGCGTCGAAGTGGGTGGCATCACCGTCGGACTAATGACCTGCTATGACCTGCGATTTCCAGAACTCGGACGAGCGCTCGTCGACCGAGGCAGCGAACTGATCGTCGTATCTGCCGCCTGGCTCGACGGGCCGCACAAGATCCGGCACTGGTGGGCGCTACTAGCGGCGCGAGCAATCGAAAATACCGTCTACGTAGCCGCCGCCGCCCAACCGGCACCACGCTACGGCGGCTATTCGGCGCTGCTCGACCCTTACGGCCAGACCCTTGCCTCGGCCGGTCCCGGCGAGGGCCAAGTCATCGGCGAGGTCGATCAAAGGGTCATCGCGCTGGCCCGATCGGAGAATCCCTCGCTCAACAACCGACGGATGTGA
- a CDS encoding tyrosine-type recombinase/integrase, which produces MSMLAPTLQAFFTDRLIRQRGASPHTVAAYRDSWRLLLAFAADRTGRTPALLDFADLDAALIAGFLDHLERDRGNSIRTRNARLSAIHSLFRFAAFAHPEHSETIARVLAIPPKRFDHATISYLTEAEVDALLDAPDQTTWTGRRDHAMLLLALTPGLRVSELIGLTSRDVSLGTGAHVACHGKGRKERITPLTTATVNVLRHWLTERRDSPAEPLFATRRGNQLSPDAIEHRIAHHVDTAAKHCPSLREKKVTAHVLRHTTAMRLLHAGVDTSVVALWLGHVSVETTQIYLHADLIIKEKALARTRTPNTQSTPRT; this is translated from the coding sequence ATGAGCATGCTGGCTCCCACCCTGCAGGCGTTCTTCACCGACCGGCTGATCCGGCAGCGCGGCGCCAGTCCCCATACAGTCGCCGCCTACCGCGACAGTTGGCGGCTCCTGCTCGCCTTCGCCGCCGACCGCACAGGCCGCACGCCAGCCCTGTTGGACTTCGCCGACCTCGACGCCGCTCTGATCGCAGGGTTTCTCGACCACCTCGAACGCGATCGTGGCAACAGCATCCGAACCCGGAACGCGCGGTTGTCGGCAATCCATTCACTGTTCCGATTCGCTGCGTTCGCTCACCCCGAGCACTCCGAGACCATCGCCCGGGTGTTGGCGATCCCACCCAAGAGGTTTGACCACGCCACCATCAGCTACCTCACCGAGGCCGAGGTCGACGCGCTGCTCGATGCCCCCGACCAAACGACATGGACGGGACGACGCGATCACGCCATGCTCTTGCTCGCCCTCACCCCCGGGCTGCGAGTCTCCGAGCTGATCGGCCTGACCAGTCGCGACGTTTCGCTGGGCACCGGGGCGCATGTCGCCTGTCACGGCAAGGGACGCAAGGAACGCATCACTCCGCTCACCACCGCCACCGTGAACGTATTGCGCCACTGGCTCACTGAACGACGCGACAGCCCGGCTGAGCCATTGTTCGCCACCCGCCGAGGCAACCAGCTCAGCCCGGACGCGATCGAACACCGCATCGCCCACCACGTCGACACCGCAGCAAAGCACTGTCCCTCGCTGCGCGAGAAGAAGGTCACCGCACACGTGTTGCGTCACACCACCGCGATGCGGCTCCTGCACGCCGGCGTCGACACGAGCGTGGTCGCGCTCTGGCTGGGGCACGTCAGTGTCGAGACCACCCAGATCTACCTCCACGCAGACCTCATCATCAAGGAGAAGGCGCTCGCACGAACCCGGACACCCAACACGCAATCTACGCCGCGAACCTGA
- a CDS encoding site-specific integrase, with the protein MAYNSSQDGQVQLSLLSTWLGHVDPANTYWYLSASPELMAAAGQRLESYLGAPR; encoded by the coding sequence ATGGCCTACAACAGCAGCCAGGACGGCCAGGTCCAGCTGAGCCTGCTCTCCACTTGGCTCGGACACGTGGACCCGGCCAACACATATTGGTATCTCTCGGCGTCCCCCGAGCTGATGGCCGCCGCCGGCCAGCGGCTGGAGAGCTACCTGGGAGCGCCGCGATGA
- a CDS encoding tyrosine-type recombinase/integrase, with translation MRVLSISLASQEILSGTIADITALMAATGSLSPPLRRATLATLIGLLSVAGIRVGEAIGLDRADVDLSTGRLLVRHGKFNKTRQLWLHPTTAAALKRYQRLRNHAAPVTGTAAFFVSAAGTRLLYCNVHHTFHRWSSRPG, from the coding sequence ATGCGCGTCTTGAGCATCTCGCTGGCCAGCCAGGAGATCTTGTCGGGCACGATTGCCGATATCACCGCGCTGATGGCCGCCACCGGCTCGTTGAGCCCCCCGTTGCGCAGAGCCACCCTGGCTACCCTGATCGGGCTGCTCTCAGTTGCCGGTATCCGCGTGGGGGAGGCGATCGGACTCGACCGCGCCGACGTCGACCTGAGCACCGGGCGGCTGCTGGTCCGGCACGGAAAGTTCAACAAGACGCGTCAGTTGTGGCTGCACCCCACCACGGCCGCAGCGTTGAAGCGGTATCAACGGCTGCGCAACCACGCCGCTCCAGTGACTGGCACTGCGGCGTTCTTCGTCTCCGCGGCCGGGACGAGGCTGCTCTACTGCAACGTCCACCACACCTTCCACCGGTGGTCGTCCAGGCCGGGCTGA